The proteins below come from a single Corynebacterium cystitidis genomic window:
- a CDS encoding fibronectin type III domain-containing protein — translation MATWTRSLKVIAAVTASAMVITGCTNEGSSNDAATTIETREGEVDPVYGAKNGLDLIELQDDKPEVAPVEPNNEPNRIAMNLPEDPSTSMSFNWYTTDKMDDSVVRVSTSQDMSDPMEFKAEVEQVISEYAERDENGYYIYASVTTDEEGDFLVDENNEPEEVLGYFTDEQITRENTQWTADGDELGYLALQEVTEHTNKATADGLQPDTQYYFQLGSESEGFSDTGSFRTAGAEDGSF, via the coding sequence ATGGCTACATGGACTAGGTCTTTGAAGGTGATCGCTGCGGTAACTGCATCCGCGATGGTCATCACCGGCTGCACCAATGAGGGTTCCTCTAACGACGCAGCAACCACTATCGAGACCCGCGAAGGTGAGGTTGATCCGGTTTACGGCGCGAAGAACGGTCTCGACCTGATTGAGCTGCAGGACGATAAGCCAGAGGTCGCCCCGGTGGAGCCGAATAATGAGCCCAACCGCATCGCGATGAACCTGCCGGAGGACCCATCGACGTCGATGTCTTTCAACTGGTACACCACCGACAAGATGGACGATTCCGTCGTGCGTGTTTCTACCAGCCAGGACATGTCTGACCCAATGGAATTCAAGGCAGAGGTTGAGCAGGTGATCTCCGAGTACGCAGAGCGCGATGAGAATGGCTACTACATCTACGCGTCAGTGACCACCGATGAGGAAGGCGACTTCCTCGTTGACGAGAACAACGAGCCGGAAGAGGTCCTGGGCTACTTCACCGATGAGCAAATCACCCGCGAGAATACACAGTGGACCGCCGATGGTGATGAGCTTGGCTACCTCGCACTCCAGGAAGTCACTGAGCACACCAATAAGGCCACCGCAGACGGCCTGCAGCCAGACACCCAGTACTACTTCCAGCTGGGCTCTGAGTCTGAGGGCTTCTCCGATACCGGTTCTTTCCGCACCGCTGGTGCTGAAGACGGCTCCTTCTAG
- a CDS encoding metallophosphoesterase family protein, which produces MQYTDTQNAYWNANVNNEAAYGANTLEKALETAPEADFALHTGDFVEIAQVEDEWVDNLDMSREANINLPHAYTPGNHDEYVLNYLRDDLSKDLTAFNEHTNVPITNDAVSGGSYYSFDYSGAHFVVLNTNDNKESEDNPEEGAIGKEQMEWAKADIQAARDAGANWIVLAYHKPVYSASYHALQDEDVQVTREEFVKIADELGVDVVLQGHDHNLTRTKSLVYTPDNFAYGEVEDTEKADIDGVEYHVNPEGVTYVIPNTSGTKTYDAIYQKGAEHVAKVRPKLDWMTDEDTGLWNGLFDIAEQPESSPKFEHKHDNYRQSEVQTFAVYTVTPETFKIDFYLVEGDLHGGEERTVTLRDSYGIAKQ; this is translated from the coding sequence ATCCAGTACACCGATACCCAGAACGCATACTGGAACGCGAACGTAAATAACGAGGCAGCTTACGGCGCGAACACCCTCGAAAAGGCACTGGAGACCGCACCAGAGGCGGACTTTGCTTTGCACACCGGCGACTTCGTTGAGATCGCCCAGGTTGAGGACGAGTGGGTGGACAACCTGGACATGTCCCGCGAAGCCAACATTAACCTGCCGCACGCTTATACCCCGGGTAATCATGATGAGTATGTGCTGAACTATCTGCGCGATGACCTGAGCAAGGATCTGACCGCTTTCAACGAGCACACCAATGTGCCAATCACCAACGATGCAGTCTCCGGTGGCTCCTACTACTCCTTCGATTACTCCGGCGCACACTTTGTTGTTCTGAACACCAATGACAACAAAGAGTCCGAAGATAACCCAGAGGAAGGCGCTATCGGTAAGGAGCAGATGGAGTGGGCTAAGGCTGACATCCAGGCTGCCCGCGATGCTGGCGCGAACTGGATCGTGCTGGCGTACCACAAGCCTGTGTACTCCGCGTCCTACCACGCACTCCAGGACGAAGACGTGCAGGTCACCCGCGAAGAGTTTGTCAAGATCGCTGACGAGCTAGGGGTCGACGTTGTCCTTCAGGGCCACGACCACAACCTGACCCGCACCAAGTCGCTTGTGTACACCCCAGACAATTTTGCTTACGGCGAGGTTGAGGATACTGAGAAGGCTGACATCGATGGCGTTGAGTACCACGTTAACCCCGAGGGTGTTACCTACGTGATTCCGAACACTTCGGGCACCAAGACCTATGACGCGATCTACCAGAAGGGCGCAGAGCACGTTGCGAAGGTCCGTCCGAAGCTGGACTGGATGACCGATGAGGACACTGGCCTGTGGAATGGTTTGTTCGACATCGCCGAGCAGCCAGAGAGCTCCCCGAAGTTCGAGCACAAGCACGATAACTACCGCCAGTCTGAGGTACAGACCTTCGCGGTGTACACCGTGACCCCAGAGACATTCAAGATCGACTTCTACCTGGTGGAGGGTGATCTGCACGGTGGCGAGGAGCGCACGGTGACCCTGCGGGATTCCTACGGCATCGCGAAGCAGTAG
- a CDS encoding metallophosphoesterase family protein: protein MQQLPQQPTNAMARTPQTLWAVSDLHVTFEQNQAVVDKLAPTHPEDWLIVAGDVAEKIPDVVRAMKPLAQRFATVIWVPGNHELFNRRTDRINGKARYRALVGELRALGVVTPEDPFPVFGGVTVCPLFTLYDYSFRPLGLSAQQAIARAEVVLDDEIAIAPYVDVQQWCAERVEYSRGRLDAVRGETVLVNHWPLVVEPTRRLRVPDIALWCGTETTRDWAVKYHARAVVHGHLHIPVETVVDGVPHIEVSLGYPFEKHPPAAARRPWPFPVLRI, encoded by the coding sequence ATGCAGCAGCTACCGCAGCAGCCAACTAACGCCATGGCACGCACTCCACAAACTCTGTGGGCGGTCAGTGACCTGCACGTTACGTTCGAACAGAACCAGGCGGTCGTCGATAAGCTCGCGCCCACACACCCCGAGGACTGGTTGATTGTGGCCGGCGATGTCGCTGAGAAAATCCCCGACGTGGTCCGCGCCATGAAACCGCTGGCGCAGCGCTTCGCCACGGTGATCTGGGTGCCCGGCAACCACGAACTCTTCAACCGGCGCACCGACCGCATCAACGGCAAAGCACGCTACCGGGCACTTGTGGGCGAGCTGCGCGCGCTCGGCGTGGTCACCCCGGAAGACCCATTCCCCGTCTTCGGAGGTGTTACCGTGTGCCCCCTGTTCACACTGTATGACTACAGTTTCCGCCCACTGGGCTTGAGTGCGCAGCAAGCGATCGCACGTGCCGAGGTTGTGCTTGACGACGAAATCGCCATCGCACCCTATGTTGATGTGCAACAGTGGTGTGCTGAGCGGGTGGAGTACTCTCGCGGGCGTCTCGACGCGGTACGCGGTGAGACGGTGCTGGTCAACCACTGGCCGCTGGTGGTGGAACCCACACGGCGGCTGCGGGTGCCGGATATTGCGCTGTGGTGTGGGACCGAGACGACCCGCGACTGGGCGGTGAAGTACCACGCCCGTGCGGTTGTGCATGGGCACCTGCATATCCCGGTGGAAACGGTTGTGGATGGGGTACCCCACATCGAGGTGTCGCTGGGGTACCCGTTTGAGAAGCACCCGCCTGCGGCGGCGCGGCGGCCATGGCCGTTTCCAGTGCTGCGGATCTAG
- a CDS encoding MFS transporter, with amino-acid sequence MLGTLVEWYDYALYGAAASLVIGPLFFGHLDAGQAVAAFATFAVGFIARPFGGLLIAHWGDKHGRKPAMLFTMIVMGISTVGIGLLPTADIAGVWAVVMLIALRLLQGLGAGAELTGAMTLVAEYAIPTRRGLWTSLVMSMPPAGSAVATLAFLAVASLPEEQFYGWGWRAPFLASVVLFLIAIFIRTKLEESPDYQAAMESRDAAQRAARTPLGEVLKNQWREVILGFMAVTGHNANNYIISIASITIMVAYGGLERTEALTAVLLGSLLGILLSPLGGMAGDRFGAGRVMAVGAIVGLLFAYPLFTAFKSGSIWVAFAALAVSYGFVLACTSGAQGAFLANLFPVRTRFTGTALARETNGALVAGLTPMIVAALLEVGDGSIIWAAGYMAACFFITFLGVVLARGKGDNKAESPADAAATAAAN; translated from the coding sequence ATGCTGGGCACGCTCGTGGAATGGTATGACTACGCTCTCTACGGTGCCGCCGCATCGCTGGTGATCGGGCCACTATTCTTCGGCCACCTCGATGCCGGCCAGGCCGTGGCAGCTTTTGCCACCTTCGCCGTGGGCTTCATCGCCCGCCCATTCGGTGGCCTGCTCATCGCGCACTGGGGTGACAAGCATGGGCGCAAACCCGCAATGCTGTTCACCATGATTGTGATGGGTATTTCTACAGTAGGGATCGGCCTGCTGCCCACCGCAGATATCGCCGGTGTATGGGCCGTCGTCATGCTCATCGCCCTGCGCCTGCTCCAAGGCCTCGGCGCGGGTGCCGAGCTCACCGGCGCAATGACACTGGTGGCCGAATATGCCATACCGACCCGGCGCGGCTTGTGGACATCCTTGGTGATGTCCATGCCTCCAGCGGGTTCCGCAGTAGCAACCCTGGCGTTTCTCGCTGTGGCCTCACTGCCGGAAGAACAGTTCTACGGCTGGGGCTGGCGCGCACCGTTTTTGGCATCGGTGGTGTTGTTCCTCATCGCGATCTTCATCCGCACCAAACTTGAGGAATCGCCCGATTACCAGGCAGCCATGGAAAGCCGCGACGCAGCACAACGCGCGGCCCGCACCCCGCTGGGTGAAGTACTCAAAAACCAGTGGCGCGAAGTCATCCTCGGGTTCATGGCAGTCACCGGCCATAACGCCAACAACTACATCATCTCGATCGCCTCAATCACCATCATGGTCGCCTACGGTGGTCTCGAGCGCACTGAAGCACTCACCGCCGTACTCCTCGGCTCGTTGCTCGGCATTCTGCTCAGCCCCCTAGGGGGCATGGCCGGTGACCGCTTCGGGGCGGGTCGTGTGATGGCTGTCGGCGCAATCGTCGGCCTGCTGTTCGCTTACCCGCTGTTCACCGCGTTCAAATCCGGCAGTATTTGGGTCGCATTCGCCGCACTCGCCGTGTCATACGGCTTCGTCTTGGCCTGTACCTCCGGTGCCCAGGGGGCGTTCCTCGCTAACCTGTTTCCCGTGCGCACCCGTTTTACCGGCACAGCACTGGCACGCGAAACCAACGGCGCCCTGGTAGCCGGGCTTACTCCGATGATTGTCGCGGCGCTGCTCGAGGTCGGCGACGGCTCGATCATCTGGGCCGCAGGCTACATGGCGGCCTGTTTTTTCATCACTTTCCTCGGTGTTGTACTCGCCCGCGGAAAAGGCGACAATAAGGCGGAGTCGCCCGCAGATGCAGCAGCTACCGCAGCAGCCAACTAA